From the Helicoverpa zea isolate HzStark_Cry1AcR chromosome 26, ilHelZeax1.1, whole genome shotgun sequence genome, one window contains:
- the LOC124643140 gene encoding uncharacterized protein LOC124643140 isoform X2 — protein MILFLLLLLPGVRSQEGTSPRPLFNAVQFVPHKNAKKGPILFPNDAPPPPPTPLIVTSRPLSESIARSELNPNNTLTAQSQFHQVSFKPEFLARNKNYKPFTYNVATATPVYDYGLSKLDYGNPAGGQRDDFYNDYEKHWMEPIHPKRESLHRRKTYAWERPLRQRRYEQDTRRKSNVENRRRILYRRPQYHHHYHYRRRNMNRREHPHIASDRDVLARPIRDPDKIKTYNNQERNKDNNTVDTTRNFIEYKDHILGRSRSYEKLNRNNDKLGGNSLEFSKTNPDTYVRNYRRMPSGNPQPLRIRPVLSIENKISHYGKLRPQDSMYNMRGSREYRERVPNRNVWQRLADTDNEEIFLRRRPSHSPEQQSSEKLKDLPRIKSMESIDFLDNILSEKKPQNPEKVERTTPRILEMLRQTEAHTERIPKKPFYNPETGEMLQQRNVQPLYGVTGGGHQNRYSSQQTNSKYKESPHHYNYPTNEGDHDHSKEFNHGENYAFSYTVKDHKTGDDFSHSQQSTGSATNGEYRVRLPDGRMQIVSYTADENGYKADVRYDEQHNQDNSIDIDVSKENQYKTHNLPTTYKHTNPPYNDQAVDTDSLENEEYIRQHLRNNKGINIPELPKPTAYSNPLNDIYGNHDKNFETINDYANKNDYQPYINNYQTKSTYVDATKVSINDNGSGGLTDNNNEYLEHYNEKFIERNDKAPRTKDEDYFKFSQELPSKELMDYSSELNDPYQPHKSKFSAFGNQDAKTNVVPSYDDLKDLFVTNPNGRRNSPSIATTARPLYDVTPVEVVEITPKKTNLYTNIKNIVTPTPYSFSTVSPTTPKSYLLSTIANLKHQINLASKPVLSHQFINKINKYLSYK, from the exons ATGATCCTCTTCCTACTTCTCTTGCTGCCAGGAGTGAGGAGTCAGGAAGGCACCAGCCCCAGACCTCTCTTCAACGCTGTTCAGTTCGTTCCACATAAGAATGCCAA AAAAGGACCAATACTCTTCCCAAACGACGCGCCACCGCCTCCTCCGACCCCTCTCATCGTGACCTCACGACCCCTCAGCGAGTCCATAGCCAGGAGCGAGCTGAACCCTAACAACACTCTGACAGCACAGTCCCAGTTCCACCAGGTGTCTTTCAAGCCTGAATTCCTGGCGAGGAACAAGAATTATAAGCCGTTCACGTACAATGTGGCGACGGCTACTCCTGTGTATGATTATGGACTTTCCAAGTTGGATTATGGGAATCCGGCTGGTGGACAAAGGGATGATTTTTATAATGATTATGAG AAACATTGGATGGAACCGATTCATCCGAAAAGAGAAAGTCTTCACAGAAGAAAAACATATGCTTGGGAGCGTCCGCTACGACAGAGAAGATATGAACAG GATACTCGAAGAAAATCTAATGTAGAAAACAGAAGAAGAATTCTCTACAGGAGGCCTCAATATCATCATCACTATCATTATAGAAGAAGAAATATGAACAGGAGAGAACACCCACACATTGCTAGCGACAGAGATGTTCTAGCGAGACCTATACGCGATcctgataaaattaaaacatataatAATCAAGAAAGAAATAAAGACAATAACACTGTTGATACGACAAGAAATTTTATTGAATACAAAGATCACATTTTAGGAAGAAGTCGAAGCTATGAGAAACTCAATCGAAACAATGACAAACTCGGCGGCAATAGCCTGGAATTTTCCAAAACAAACCCCGATACATATGTTAGAAATTATAGAAGAATGCCTTCAGGCAATCCACAGCCTCTTAGAATAAGACCTGTGTTAAGCATAGAGAATAAGATCAGCCATTATGGGAAACTACGGCCTCAGGACAGTATGTATAATATGCGAGGATCAAGAGAATATAGGGAAAGAGTCCCAAATCGCAATGTTTGGCAAAGACTGGCAGATACAGATAATGAAGAAATATTTCTTAGAAGAAGGCCTTCCCATAGTCCTGAACAGCAAAGTAGTGAGAAACTTAAAGATTTACCCAGAATTAAATCTATGGAAAGCATAGACTTTCTGGATAATATTCTGAGTGAGAAAAAACCTCAGAACCCTGAGAAGGTTGAAAGGACTACTCCTCGTATTCTTGAAATGTTGAGGCAAACTGAAGCCCATACAGAAAGGATTCCAAAGAAACCATTTTACAATCCAGAAACTGGGGAAATGCTGCAG CAACGAAATGTACAACCACTGTACGGGGTGACGGGTGGCGGCCATCAGAATAGATACTCATCTCAGCAAACTAACAGCAAATACAAG gAATCTCCACACCACTATAACTACCCAACAAATGAGGGTGACCATGACCACAGTAAAGAATTTAATCAT GGTGAAAACTACGCCTTCTCCTACACAGTGAAAGACCACAAAACTGGTGACGACTTCTCTCACTCTCAGCAGAGCACAGGATCAGCTACCAACGGAGAGTATAGAGTTCGACTACCAGACGGACGCATGCAAATAGTTTCATACACAGCTGACGAAAATGGATATAAAGCTGATGTCAGATACGATGAACAACACAACCAAGATAATAGTATCGACATTGATGTAAGCAaagaaaatcaatataaaaCCCATAATCTGCCAACCACATACAAACATACTAATCCTCCATATAACGACCAAGCAGTCGATACAGATTCATTAGAAAACGAAGAATATATACGTCAACACTTACGGAATAATAAAGGTATAAATATACCAGAATTGCCCAAACCTACTGCCTACAGTAATCCTCTAAACGATATTTATGGTAATCATGACAAAAACTTTGAAACAATCAATGATTATGCAAACAAAAATGATTACCAACCCTACATTAATAACTATCAAACTAAAAGTACTTACGTGGATGCAACTAAAGTAAGTATCAATGACAATGGAAGTGGTGGTTTGACTGATAACAATAACGAATATTTAGAACATTATAATGAGAAATTCATTGAAAGAAACGACAAAGCGCCAAGGACTAAAGATGAAGATTATTTCAAATTCTCTCAGGAATTACCGTCTAAAGAGCTTATGGATTATTCTTCGGAACTCAATGACCCTTATCAGCCTCATAAGAGCAAATTCTCTGCTTTCGGTAACCAGGATGCAAAAACAAATGTTGTACCATCTTATGATGACTTAAAAGATCTTTTTGTTACCAATCCCAACGGTCGTAGAAATTCGCCTTCTATCGCTACTACTGCTAGACCTCTCTACGATGTAACACCAGTTGAAGTTGTTGAAATAACACcgaaaaaaactaatttgtacACTAACATTAAGAATATTGTTACTCCTACACCTTATTCTTTTTCTACGGTATCTCCGACAACGCCTAAAAGTTATTTACTGTCTACTATCGCCAATTTGAAACACCAAATAAACTTAGCTAGTAAACCTGTTTTGTCACATCAGTTTATCAATAAGATTAATAAGTATTTATcatataagtaa
- the LOC124643140 gene encoding uncharacterized protein LOC124643140 isoform X1: protein MILFLLLLLPGVRSQEGTSPRPLFNAVQFVPHKNAKKGPILFPNDAPPPPPTPLIVTSRPLSESIARSELNPNNTLTAQSQFHQVSFKPEFLARNKNYKPFTYNVATATPVYDYGLSKLDYGNPAGGQRDDFYNDYEKHWMEPIHPKRESLHRRKTYAWERPLRQRRYEQDYEPNPNARKTIHDNEVKSREIRYYHSPYSREFYYYEDGDHRIHHAVEHSFEALDNDMDYMDTRRKSNVENRRRILYRRPQYHHHYHYRRRNMNRREHPHIASDRDVLARPIRDPDKIKTYNNQERNKDNNTVDTTRNFIEYKDHILGRSRSYEKLNRNNDKLGGNSLEFSKTNPDTYVRNYRRMPSGNPQPLRIRPVLSIENKISHYGKLRPQDSMYNMRGSREYRERVPNRNVWQRLADTDNEEIFLRRRPSHSPEQQSSEKLKDLPRIKSMESIDFLDNILSEKKPQNPEKVERTTPRILEMLRQTEAHTERIPKKPFYNPETGEMLQQRNVQPLYGVTGGGHQNRYSSQQTNSKYKESPHHYNYPTNEGDHDHSKEFNHGENYAFSYTVKDHKTGDDFSHSQQSTGSATNGEYRVRLPDGRMQIVSYTADENGYKADVRYDEQHNQDNSIDIDVSKENQYKTHNLPTTYKHTNPPYNDQAVDTDSLENEEYIRQHLRNNKGINIPELPKPTAYSNPLNDIYGNHDKNFETINDYANKNDYQPYINNYQTKSTYVDATKVSINDNGSGGLTDNNNEYLEHYNEKFIERNDKAPRTKDEDYFKFSQELPSKELMDYSSELNDPYQPHKSKFSAFGNQDAKTNVVPSYDDLKDLFVTNPNGRRNSPSIATTARPLYDVTPVEVVEITPKKTNLYTNIKNIVTPTPYSFSTVSPTTPKSYLLSTIANLKHQINLASKPVLSHQFINKINKYLSYK from the exons ATGATCCTCTTCCTACTTCTCTTGCTGCCAGGAGTGAGGAGTCAGGAAGGCACCAGCCCCAGACCTCTCTTCAACGCTGTTCAGTTCGTTCCACATAAGAATGCCAA AAAAGGACCAATACTCTTCCCAAACGACGCGCCACCGCCTCCTCCGACCCCTCTCATCGTGACCTCACGACCCCTCAGCGAGTCCATAGCCAGGAGCGAGCTGAACCCTAACAACACTCTGACAGCACAGTCCCAGTTCCACCAGGTGTCTTTCAAGCCTGAATTCCTGGCGAGGAACAAGAATTATAAGCCGTTCACGTACAATGTGGCGACGGCTACTCCTGTGTATGATTATGGACTTTCCAAGTTGGATTATGGGAATCCGGCTGGTGGACAAAGGGATGATTTTTATAATGATTATGAG AAACATTGGATGGAACCGATTCATCCGAAAAGAGAAAGTCTTCACAGAAGAAAAACATATGCTTGGGAGCGTCCGCTACGACAGAGAAGATATGAACAG GACTATGAACCAAACCCTAACGCAAGAAAAACAATTCACGATAATGAAGTGAAAAGCAGAGAAATACGATATTACCACAGTCCTTACAGTagagaattttattattacgaAGACGGTGACCATCGTATTCATCATGCCGTAGAACATAGTTTTGAAGCTCTTGATAACGATATGGATTATATG GATACTCGAAGAAAATCTAATGTAGAAAACAGAAGAAGAATTCTCTACAGGAGGCCTCAATATCATCATCACTATCATTATAGAAGAAGAAATATGAACAGGAGAGAACACCCACACATTGCTAGCGACAGAGATGTTCTAGCGAGACCTATACGCGATcctgataaaattaaaacatataatAATCAAGAAAGAAATAAAGACAATAACACTGTTGATACGACAAGAAATTTTATTGAATACAAAGATCACATTTTAGGAAGAAGTCGAAGCTATGAGAAACTCAATCGAAACAATGACAAACTCGGCGGCAATAGCCTGGAATTTTCCAAAACAAACCCCGATACATATGTTAGAAATTATAGAAGAATGCCTTCAGGCAATCCACAGCCTCTTAGAATAAGACCTGTGTTAAGCATAGAGAATAAGATCAGCCATTATGGGAAACTACGGCCTCAGGACAGTATGTATAATATGCGAGGATCAAGAGAATATAGGGAAAGAGTCCCAAATCGCAATGTTTGGCAAAGACTGGCAGATACAGATAATGAAGAAATATTTCTTAGAAGAAGGCCTTCCCATAGTCCTGAACAGCAAAGTAGTGAGAAACTTAAAGATTTACCCAGAATTAAATCTATGGAAAGCATAGACTTTCTGGATAATATTCTGAGTGAGAAAAAACCTCAGAACCCTGAGAAGGTTGAAAGGACTACTCCTCGTATTCTTGAAATGTTGAGGCAAACTGAAGCCCATACAGAAAGGATTCCAAAGAAACCATTTTACAATCCAGAAACTGGGGAAATGCTGCAG CAACGAAATGTACAACCACTGTACGGGGTGACGGGTGGCGGCCATCAGAATAGATACTCATCTCAGCAAACTAACAGCAAATACAAG gAATCTCCACACCACTATAACTACCCAACAAATGAGGGTGACCATGACCACAGTAAAGAATTTAATCAT GGTGAAAACTACGCCTTCTCCTACACAGTGAAAGACCACAAAACTGGTGACGACTTCTCTCACTCTCAGCAGAGCACAGGATCAGCTACCAACGGAGAGTATAGAGTTCGACTACCAGACGGACGCATGCAAATAGTTTCATACACAGCTGACGAAAATGGATATAAAGCTGATGTCAGATACGATGAACAACACAACCAAGATAATAGTATCGACATTGATGTAAGCAaagaaaatcaatataaaaCCCATAATCTGCCAACCACATACAAACATACTAATCCTCCATATAACGACCAAGCAGTCGATACAGATTCATTAGAAAACGAAGAATATATACGTCAACACTTACGGAATAATAAAGGTATAAATATACCAGAATTGCCCAAACCTACTGCCTACAGTAATCCTCTAAACGATATTTATGGTAATCATGACAAAAACTTTGAAACAATCAATGATTATGCAAACAAAAATGATTACCAACCCTACATTAATAACTATCAAACTAAAAGTACTTACGTGGATGCAACTAAAGTAAGTATCAATGACAATGGAAGTGGTGGTTTGACTGATAACAATAACGAATATTTAGAACATTATAATGAGAAATTCATTGAAAGAAACGACAAAGCGCCAAGGACTAAAGATGAAGATTATTTCAAATTCTCTCAGGAATTACCGTCTAAAGAGCTTATGGATTATTCTTCGGAACTCAATGACCCTTATCAGCCTCATAAGAGCAAATTCTCTGCTTTCGGTAACCAGGATGCAAAAACAAATGTTGTACCATCTTATGATGACTTAAAAGATCTTTTTGTTACCAATCCCAACGGTCGTAGAAATTCGCCTTCTATCGCTACTACTGCTAGACCTCTCTACGATGTAACACCAGTTGAAGTTGTTGAAATAACACcgaaaaaaactaatttgtacACTAACATTAAGAATATTGTTACTCCTACACCTTATTCTTTTTCTACGGTATCTCCGACAACGCCTAAAAGTTATTTACTGTCTACTATCGCCAATTTGAAACACCAAATAAACTTAGCTAGTAAACCTGTTTTGTCACATCAGTTTATCAATAAGATTAATAAGTATTTATcatataagtaa